From Chryseobacterium joostei, the proteins below share one genomic window:
- a CDS encoding bacteriocin-like protein: MKNLKKLTKKNLKAINGGAGTCPLPANSCMSWCRWTTWQKMHCPSNVFEEPCECI, encoded by the coding sequence ATGAAAAATCTAAAAAAACTAACAAAGAAAAATTTAAAAGCAATTAATGGAGGAGCGGGAACATGTCCGCTACCAGCTAATTCTTGTATGTCTTGGTGCAGATGGACTACTTGGCAAAAAATGCATTGTCCCTCAAATGTTTTTGAAGAGCCTTGTGAGTGTATTTAA
- a CDS encoding DUF5686 family protein, which yields MTITSLVCAQNRASGKIVDEKSNKELSKVDIFINDNKTPTLTTTSGSFTVQSDSLIHKLKFSRKNYTPETLEITPENAENIFVQLSQAKVSSIQEVVIQAGKTKYKNKKENPAYAIMQKVWAQKRNNGLEKFDTYSYKEYEKIEYDLNNIDSAFMKKKIFNKLDFIFTYADSTASGRLGLPIFLNEAVYENYGKNKPSIDSKRTLVAQKTSGFQDNQVITVSAKNLYRDINIYDNTLNYFDIGFQSPAGTDGFGTYDYSLVDTISIRGEKAFQIRYQPKRKDVLAFQGNLYIDTDTYAVIGATLKSTQKINVNFINSVYTQLEYDNPDETTFLPKKLVTEFEMSPFSKKKGSKSIIAKRSVDYSNYEFNKPLDPTVFKRKEEEYEDKFTNKDDAYWTKARPDTLSKSEQGVYQMLDQLQQTPKFNRMVKLFETLGSRYYNAFKGIDIGPIFSIYGRNDVEGDRIRLGARTYFGLNDPWRVQFYTAYGFKDHQVKYGVEARYMFNRLNRFMIGAGTSRDIVQLGGQLTSGDGVASRSLSSSTFFARGENISLSSVNQTSVFAAIEPWKNIQIRVDGVMQSIKSAIPEKFNLMYYQDGQLRKTVNDSHVTISIIAKPGAKFSQTGIDRYQARNLAPTIVLRYTRGIEGLFNADFNYNKLQFMFSKPFLIGTIGKTVVNFEAGKNFNTVPLALQNIIPANLSYGLVPNSFSQLNYYEFVTDAYTTLHLEHHFNGKILSYIPLIKKLKFREVAFIRAAYGTLSDASKAINVEGFKYSAPNEHIYYEYGFGIENIGIGNLRLFRVDFNWRGNYLDRPNVSKFGVKAGIQVGF from the coding sequence TTGACTATTACTAGTTTAGTATGTGCCCAAAACAGAGCCAGCGGTAAGATTGTTGACGAAAAAAGTAATAAAGAACTCAGCAAAGTTGATATCTTCATCAACGATAACAAAACACCTACCCTTACAACAACCTCTGGAAGCTTTACCGTTCAGTCTGACAGTCTTATTCATAAACTAAAGTTTTCCAGAAAAAATTACACTCCGGAAACACTGGAAATTACACCTGAAAATGCAGAAAATATTTTCGTTCAGCTTTCTCAGGCCAAAGTAAGCAGTATTCAGGAGGTGGTTATTCAGGCGGGGAAAACCAAATACAAAAACAAAAAGGAAAATCCCGCATATGCCATCATGCAAAAAGTATGGGCACAAAAAAGAAATAACGGGTTAGAAAAATTTGATACTTATTCTTACAAGGAATACGAGAAGATTGAATATGACCTCAACAACATAGACAGTGCGTTTATGAAGAAAAAGATCTTTAATAAGCTCGACTTCATATTCACCTATGCAGATTCTACAGCAAGTGGCAGACTTGGACTTCCGATATTCCTAAATGAGGCGGTCTATGAAAACTATGGTAAAAACAAGCCCAGTATAGACAGCAAAAGAACTTTGGTTGCCCAAAAAACTTCTGGTTTTCAAGATAACCAGGTGATTACCGTTTCAGCAAAGAACCTATATCGGGATATCAATATTTACGACAATACCTTAAATTACTTCGATATAGGATTTCAAAGTCCTGCCGGAACAGATGGATTCGGAACTTACGATTATAGTTTAGTTGACACCATTTCTATTCGAGGAGAAAAAGCCTTTCAAATAAGGTATCAACCTAAAAGAAAAGATGTACTGGCATTCCAGGGAAACCTTTATATAGATACGGACACCTATGCTGTAATAGGAGCTACTTTAAAGTCAACACAAAAAATCAATGTTAACTTTATTAATAGCGTTTATACTCAATTGGAATATGACAATCCCGATGAGACCACATTCCTGCCTAAAAAGCTTGTTACTGAGTTTGAAATGAGTCCTTTTTCGAAAAAGAAAGGATCTAAAAGTATTATTGCTAAGAGATCTGTTGATTATTCTAATTATGAATTCAATAAGCCTCTGGATCCAACTGTATTTAAACGAAAAGAGGAAGAATACGAGGATAAGTTTACCAATAAAGATGATGCTTATTGGACCAAGGCAAGACCTGATACCTTATCAAAATCTGAACAAGGAGTTTATCAAATGTTGGACCAGCTACAACAGACCCCGAAATTCAACAGAATGGTAAAACTGTTTGAAACCCTTGGTTCTCGTTACTACAATGCCTTTAAAGGGATTGATATTGGCCCTATTTTCTCAATATACGGAAGAAACGATGTAGAAGGAGACAGAATAAGATTAGGGGCAAGGACGTATTTTGGTTTGAATGACCCTTGGAGGGTTCAGTTTTATACCGCCTATGGATTTAAGGATCACCAGGTAAAATATGGGGTTGAAGCAAGATACATGTTCAATAGGCTCAACAGATTTATGATTGGTGCCGGAACAAGTAGAGATATTGTTCAGCTTGGAGGGCAACTGACCTCAGGTGATGGTGTTGCATCCCGTTCTCTATCTTCAAGTACTTTTTTTGCAAGAGGAGAAAACATTTCTTTAAGTTCTGTAAATCAAACCAGTGTTTTTGCTGCTATTGAACCTTGGAAGAATATCCAAATAAGGGTAGATGGAGTAATGCAGAGCATTAAATCTGCCATTCCTGAGAAATTCAACCTTATGTATTATCAGGATGGTCAATTGAGAAAAACTGTGAATGATTCCCATGTCACCATAAGCATAATCGCTAAACCAGGGGCAAAATTCTCTCAAACCGGTATAGACAGATACCAAGCTCGAAATTTGGCACCTACGATTGTTTTAAGATATACAAGAGGTATTGAAGGGCTTTTCAATGCAGACTTTAACTATAACAAGCTTCAGTTTATGTTTTCTAAGCCTTTCTTAATTGGAACCATTGGAAAAACGGTGGTAAACTTTGAAGCCGGAAAGAACTTTAATACAGTTCCTTTGGCATTGCAGAATATCATTCCTGCAAACCTTTCATATGGCTTAGTTCCAAATTCATTCTCTCAGCTTAACTATTATGAGTTTGTGACGGATGCCTATACTACACTTCATTTAGAGCACCATTTTAATGGTAAGATACTTTCTTATATCCCGTTGATAAAAAAACTGAAGTTTAGAGAAGTAGCCTTTATCAGAGCAGCGTATGGAACTTTAAGCGATGCCTCTAAGGCCATTAATGTCGAGGGATTTAAATATTCTGCTCCTAATGAGCACATCTACTACGAATATGGATTCGGAATCGAAAACATCGGTATTGGTAACCTTAGATTATTTAGAGTAGATTTCAACTGGAGAGGCAATTACCTTGACAGACCTAACGTTTCAAAATTTGGTGTTAAAGCCGGAATCCAGGTAGGATTCTAA
- the rpmA gene encoding 50S ribosomal protein L27: protein MAHKKGVGSSKNGRESHSKRLGVKIFGGQAAIAGNIIVRQRGTQHHPGDNVGIGKDHTLFALVDGKVVFRKKANNRSFVSVEPNA from the coding sequence ATGGCACACAAGAAAGGAGTCGGTAGTTCCAAGAACGGTAGAGAGTCTCACTCTAAAAGATTAGGTGTGAAGATTTTCGGAGGACAAGCAGCTATTGCCGGAAATATTATTGTTAGACAAAGAGGTACTCAACACCACCCAGGTGATAACGTTGGTATCGGTAAAGACCACACTTTGTTTGCATTAGTAGATGGTAAAGTAGTTTTCAGAAAGAAAGCAAACAACAGATCTTTCGTATCTGTAGAACCAAACGCATAA
- a CDS encoding acyltransferase family protein: MNRDLYIDFAKGLATLSIIFIHTAFWSGQFYIPAEVRVFSLVFDVALFYALSGITSGANIEKTFYRLLKLQITYMIFVTFLFFLDYFFKVFGLTFFSLEWLQNFYSTFGSKYSATEISTMPQWQNLGNWYLHQYTNADTFPVVMGSFWYLKVYFILTVFGVLILRFFPRHINWFIGLCIGLTLLFNIFPEYYPAGQVGYVAFYLAVFLIGNKMRGKKIPTKAIPVLYALVAIALTWMFWYYGNEIFYKINKNKFPPKIPYIIWAQFSLVTLFVLYNRLKITKENFITYIGKNAIFFYFAQGISSSLVYFLVVPLKENMPWWLLMVLIYIINITLAFIISTGLKKVDTLGWNILEFLRRKTAS, from the coding sequence ATGAACAGAGACCTCTATATTGACTTCGCAAAAGGATTGGCTACGCTTTCCATCATCTTTATCCATACAGCTTTTTGGTCGGGCCAGTTTTATATCCCTGCGGAAGTAAGGGTATTTTCCCTTGTTTTTGATGTAGCTCTCTTCTATGCATTAAGCGGAATCACATCAGGTGCAAATATTGAGAAAACCTTTTACAGACTATTGAAACTACAGATCACGTATATGATCTTTGTAACATTTCTTTTCTTTTTAGATTACTTCTTTAAGGTTTTTGGTCTGACTTTCTTTTCCTTGGAATGGCTACAGAATTTTTACTCAACCTTTGGATCAAAATACTCTGCCACTGAAATATCAACAATGCCTCAATGGCAAAATCTTGGCAATTGGTATCTCCACCAATATACCAACGCAGATACATTTCCGGTGGTCATGGGAAGCTTTTGGTACCTGAAAGTTTATTTTATTCTAACCGTTTTTGGTGTATTAATCCTAAGATTTTTCCCAAGGCATATTAACTGGTTCATTGGCCTTTGCATTGGTCTTACGCTATTATTTAATATATTCCCTGAATACTATCCGGCCGGACAGGTAGGCTATGTAGCATTTTATCTTGCTGTATTTCTAATTGGAAACAAAATGCGTGGAAAAAAAATTCCCACTAAAGCAATTCCTGTTTTATATGCTCTTGTTGCCATTGCATTAACATGGATGTTTTGGTACTACGGAAATGAAATTTTCTACAAGATCAATAAGAATAAATTCCCACCTAAAATCCCTTATATCATATGGGCACAATTCTCATTGGTTACCTTATTTGTTCTATACAACAGATTAAAGATCACTAAGGAAAACTTCATCACCTACATTGGTAAAAATGCTATTTTCTTTTATTTTGCTCAAGGAATAAGCTCTTCATTGGTTTATTTTCTCGTAGTTCCATTAAAGGAAAATATGCCTTGGTGGCTTTTGATGGTACTAATTTATATCATTAATATCACTCTGGCATTCATCATTTCTACAGGGTTAAAAAAAGTAGACACCCTGGGTTGGAATATTTTGGAATTCCTAAGAAGAAAGACAGCTTCTTAA
- the rplU gene encoding 50S ribosomal protein L21, which yields MFAIVEIAGLQYKVEQDQKLFVNRLKGDKGGKVSFDKVLLTVNGAITVGAPAVSGITVEAEILDHVKADKVIVFKKKRRKGYKVKNGHRQSLTQIVITGITGFEGGAKKAAKKETVKAEVLSDHATVNFGEDHELNYHLKKNNLSQSKENRETLITLGKAVKVELEKNILTHEEVDAAIIKNIDQFKALNK from the coding sequence ATGTTTGCAATTGTAGAAATAGCAGGGCTTCAATACAAAGTTGAGCAAGACCAGAAGTTGTTTGTAAACCGTTTAAAAGGAGATAAAGGAGGAAAAGTTTCTTTCGATAAAGTTCTTCTTACTGTAAACGGAGCAATCACTGTAGGCGCCCCAGCTGTAAGCGGTATCACTGTGGAAGCAGAGATCCTAGACCACGTAAAAGCTGATAAAGTAATCGTTTTCAAAAAGAAAAGAAGAAAAGGTTACAAAGTGAAAAACGGTCACAGACAATCTTTAACTCAAATCGTAATCACTGGTATTACAGGTTTTGAAGGTGGAGCTAAGAAAGCTGCTAAAAAAGAAACTGTGAAAGCAGAGGTTCTTTCTGACCACGCAACTGTTAACTTTGGTGAAGATCACGAGCTGAACTACCACTTAAAGAAAAACAACTTGTCTCAGTCTAAAGAGAACAGAGAAACTTTGATTACTTTAGGTAAAGCAGTTAAAGTTGAATTAGAAAAGAATATTCTTACTCATGAAGAAGTAGATGCTGCTATCATTAAGAATATCGATCAATTTAAAGCACTTAATAAATAA
- a CDS encoding neutral zinc metallopeptidase, with protein MKRNFNLCLLAGAIAGSFLTACSDDKMEDTALPQQETLSAKVEQPSELEKVCYYVDNNWSNNSVLVTGLQNSTDTNFMNSQMTKIASLWGRSNPTLRFVNDPSNFNSTYNAISYSTGKIYYGYAIYYDAKAKGGDIVNAMILAHEYGHQLQYIFGLPSITENTARPNELEADGFAGYYLRRPNGYNKTNFSEIAAAYEFAQSIGDYQTSSPGHHGTPAQRRSAVRLGFLLGQYDLNASNFDYNFFYYYQGVLNGTYKVAKNTVNPEIDAYMSQYIDELRKIQSGEISAEEFKHLQ; from the coding sequence ATGAAAAGAAACTTTAATCTCTGCTTACTAGCAGGCGCCATTGCTGGATCATTTCTGACAGCATGTAGTGATGACAAAATGGAAGACACCGCTCTACCACAACAAGAAACACTTAGTGCAAAGGTTGAACAACCTAGTGAACTTGAAAAAGTATGTTACTACGTAGACAACAATTGGAGTAACAATTCAGTATTAGTGACAGGGCTTCAAAACTCAACAGACACTAATTTTATGAATTCTCAAATGACTAAAATTGCAAGCTTATGGGGAAGAAGCAATCCTACGCTGAGATTTGTGAATGACCCATCCAATTTCAATTCAACGTATAATGCGATTTCCTATTCTACAGGAAAGATCTACTATGGCTATGCGATCTATTATGATGCAAAGGCTAAAGGCGGAGATATCGTAAACGCAATGATCCTAGCCCATGAATATGGCCACCAACTACAATACATCTTCGGGCTTCCGTCTATAACAGAAAATACAGCAAGACCTAATGAATTGGAAGCAGATGGATTTGCAGGATACTATCTTAGAAGACCAAATGGCTACAACAAAACCAATTTCTCTGAGATTGCAGCAGCCTATGAATTCGCACAAAGCATTGGAGATTATCAAACATCAAGCCCTGGACATCACGGAACCCCTGCACAAAGAAGATCTGCGGTTCGTTTAGGTTTCCTTTTGGGACAATATGATCTAAATGCTTCAAATTTTGACTATAACTTTTTCTACTACTATCAAGGAGTTCTAAATGGAACTTATAAAGTAGCGAAAAACACTGTTAACCCTGAAATTGATGCTTACATGAGCCAGTATATAGATGAATTAAGAAAAATTCAGTCTGGTGAAATTTCTGCGGAAGAATTTAAGCATCTTCAATAA
- a CDS encoding T9SS type A sorting domain-containing protein, giving the protein MTKKNFILKTITAISCIAFGQVFSRTVTEIDFGEKAVASSFYKLVIPPVYDLDSNIEITQTVNEKGAVVIKGNFIKPITTDDVKIIIKYKDNLGNWVSVWCKTFTAGTEYNQYLDAKFELPASTVSLRNLKIELNSNGNLTNWQSISWNKSVSHYKQSDYTTNNCALDENEYTILFTPKKSETVSLNPNGTVSSIKDRVTSQHLAKKLDNIALSILGNGTIDNTNVNGPAVKIENPNNLTTIASSQKYIYQGSDTSPWEYSYHDPVYMFAGKFSNAGFFINFSNWFMTEEWGGEQAGRGYLDFNNPNALVNRYFNLYNYITEKLTDVIADQEPVVIVISEVTGLRVYKENGQYISLNAISNYNTTNDYGYPPLYEKDRGPGSENFSLSNTSKATLYGIGAIRNKKVTASWNGTSRPLSEIEAEIKKFIKYVGVFGSSTAYDYTDCSSNCLMINTGAQPDNAIQDWTKAPNTYIFDIEKDKSKKGLLIPVKKAYAMWKDNSNADFSFNNPINSTDVKAYLYWEDKAGLVMSGTGYELAIRGTGENAEIEVPIDITKGKGNAVVSLNAFNPTANDYEVKWSWHIWVTDDPTANGSTFRQGFETRVDNTPIPNEEWQWMNRNLGATNTEFLGNDSNKSVGLMYQWGRKDPIPPLAHKDGSTYFINGKAGKYNAADFGELSYQATPKTGWILRNNIIGHENIVNNLKYSVNNPLKIITYAGWNGYDNTDYGTWFSDVQYKFLGTSEHNRVSWDLWSDNRKGLYSNGRKASDRGASATQEDRLIEADSKSYELKSPYDPCPNGWRIPSHYAGSLGSNFGNNMSPWGRLNSGADDDLSDNSKFKYTTVNPVLSNVKVYPQIGFDFTNQKNQSDPNYNRNIGYFPITGAYVFLGPNEKVDYVSSFNRMGYINWRSTGNLPTATYSPWNGIRGVGIVSDFLNDYTGKMLFAVNQTSMTKGASTCRCIADPNKQIIDANQGFATRYLEGNNVVADATTLKEWAKEPHSFIAYTNTTNPDDRIVKIKLKKAIAMDILYLNGGSNRTFREGTKNTPSIVWTTDRNLISKMEIYPNPNNIDENSELWITLKPNAMGNAVVAFHRGNSGQWLNSKMQDPVVWSWHIWAPRSTVNDLPKYVTEENSNVAADNGMIIPNTSGHIVNPTKSGVAPMETIFMDRDLGALENLPVDINTPDRTESNIKTHFASGLHYQWGRKDPLPTFYFNGGTLYRCSTCTAAPNVIYNDPSYQVFRQIAATNIDGTINLTSYSAGISDANFRDKTASGYSREYNTYKQEAGVSPTDTPSEKTRKILKYSIENPFYFLFHNTSLDNNPSLTTPTEVGFEEIVYNSADARFAKQNRNVANAQVKDWISDEKEMMPERWGHNTEKSPFDPCPNGYRIPDTTMAGLFGFNQGSSPWFYNKGLANVNGPNNTPPNLTTYGIGQGVIAQLKGASNNSVGEIKYPGYMLANSASVAYYGYDPSVTYSRFNSYWGWVFNFNGSKYNIGNIPTSGIRGLFGGSGWIPKSIGTSTNTTPTFATSTGLWTASLGDLNSGWAIALRIQSPSAGYIGSVASGTGVYPQAAMSCRCAKDGPRYLGVPVTNNTGKQAANAFAKKEVEQKVQSDKLVVYPNPVSTILYIDAKDTKDYYYQIYNMSGQLVKTGKFENKQTDVSSLLSGAYLIRINDSDSVVKIIKK; this is encoded by the coding sequence ATGACAAAGAAAAATTTTATTCTTAAGACCATTACTGCAATTTCCTGTATTGCATTTGGTCAGGTTTTTTCCCGAACAGTCACAGAAATCGATTTTGGAGAAAAAGCAGTCGCTTCGAGCTTTTATAAACTTGTAATCCCACCAGTTTATGATTTAGACTCAAACATTGAAATCACTCAAACGGTAAACGAGAAGGGAGCTGTTGTGATTAAAGGAAACTTTATAAAACCAATCACTACGGATGATGTGAAGATTATCATTAAATACAAAGATAACTTAGGCAACTGGGTTAGTGTTTGGTGCAAAACATTTACTGCAGGAACCGAATATAATCAATACCTTGACGCAAAATTTGAATTGCCAGCATCAACGGTAAGTTTACGAAATTTGAAGATTGAATTAAATTCCAACGGCAATCTCACGAATTGGCAATCTATTTCTTGGAACAAATCGGTAAGCCATTATAAGCAATCCGATTATACCACCAATAATTGTGCGTTGGATGAAAATGAGTATACAATATTATTTACCCCTAAAAAAAGTGAAACAGTATCATTAAACCCTAACGGAACCGTTTCTAGCATAAAAGATAGGGTAACATCTCAGCATTTGGCCAAGAAATTAGATAACATTGCATTGTCTATTCTTGGTAATGGTACAATTGACAATACAAATGTTAATGGACCAGCTGTCAAAATTGAAAACCCAAACAATCTTACTACGATTGCAAGCTCTCAAAAGTATATCTATCAGGGTAGTGACACAAGTCCATGGGAATATTCTTATCACGACCCCGTTTATATGTTTGCTGGCAAATTTTCAAATGCTGGTTTTTTCATTAATTTCAGTAATTGGTTTATGACCGAAGAATGGGGTGGAGAACAAGCAGGAAGAGGATATTTAGATTTTAACAATCCAAATGCCTTAGTTAATCGATATTTTAATCTTTACAATTATATTACCGAAAAACTAACCGATGTTATTGCAGATCAAGAACCTGTAGTGATTGTTATAAGTGAAGTAACAGGCTTAAGAGTGTATAAAGAAAATGGACAATATATTTCCCTTAATGCAATAAGTAATTATAATACTACTAATGATTATGGATATCCACCACTTTATGAAAAAGACAGAGGTCCTGGCTCTGAAAATTTTTCATTGAGTAACACTTCAAAAGCTACATTATACGGAATTGGAGCCATTAGAAATAAAAAAGTAACTGCTAGTTGGAATGGAACCTCTAGGCCTTTATCAGAAATAGAAGCAGAGATCAAAAAATTTATAAAATATGTAGGGGTTTTTGGAAGCTCTACAGCTTATGATTATACCGATTGCTCTAGCAATTGTCTTATGATTAATACAGGAGCACAGCCTGATAATGCTATCCAAGACTGGACAAAAGCACCCAATACTTATATTTTTGACATAGAAAAAGATAAAAGTAAGAAAGGATTGCTAATACCAGTAAAAAAAGCATATGCAATGTGGAAAGATAATTCTAATGCTGATTTTTCTTTTAATAATCCTATAAACAGTACTGATGTTAAAGCTTACTTGTATTGGGAAGATAAAGCAGGTTTAGTAATGTCTGGAACTGGTTATGAATTAGCAATTAGAGGTACAGGAGAAAATGCGGAAATAGAAGTTCCTATTGATATTACTAAAGGAAAAGGTAATGCAGTGGTTTCTTTAAATGCATTTAATCCTACAGCCAATGATTATGAAGTGAAGTGGAGTTGGCATATTTGGGTTACAGATGACCCTACTGCTAATGGCTCTACTTTCAGACAAGGTTTTGAAACAAGAGTAGATAATACTCCAATCCCAAATGAAGAGTGGCAATGGATGAACAGAAATTTAGGAGCTACAAATACTGAGTTCTTAGGAAACGATTCTAATAAATCAGTAGGACTTATGTACCAATGGGGAAGAAAAGATCCTATTCCGCCATTAGCTCACAAAGACGGCTCTACTTATTTTATTAATGGAAAAGCAGGCAAGTATAATGCGGCTGATTTTGGAGAACTCTCATATCAAGCTACCCCAAAAACAGGTTGGATTTTAAGGAATAATATAATTGGACACGAGAATATAGTGAACAACCTAAAATATTCTGTAAATAATCCGTTGAAAATAATTACTTATGCCGGATGGAATGGTTATGATAATACCGATTATGGAACTTGGTTTTCGGATGTACAATATAAGTTTTTAGGAACTAGTGAACATAATAGAGTTTCTTGGGATCTTTGGTCAGACAACAGAAAAGGATTATATTCTAATGGGCGAAAAGCTTCTGATCGTGGCGCAAGTGCAACTCAAGAAGATCGTTTAATAGAAGCAGACAGCAAATCATATGAGCTGAAATCACCCTATGATCCTTGCCCTAATGGCTGGAGAATCCCATCTCATTATGCAGGCAGTTTAGGAAGCAATTTTGGAAATAACATGAGCCCTTGGGGAAGATTAAATAGCGGTGCAGATGATGATTTAAGTGATAATTCTAAATTCAAATACACTACAGTTAATCCTGTTTTAAGTAATGTAAAAGTATATCCTCAAATTGGGTTTGATTTTACGAATCAAAAAAATCAATCTGATCCAAACTATAATAGAAATATTGGATATTTCCCAATTACAGGAGCGTACGTGTTTTTAGGACCTAATGAAAAAGTAGATTATGTATCTAGTTTTAACAGAATGGGTTATATTAACTGGAGATCAACAGGAAACTTACCAACAGCAACCTATTCTCCCTGGAATGGAATAAGAGGAGTAGGAATTGTAAGTGACTTTTTAAATGATTACACTGGCAAGATGTTATTTGCAGTTAACCAAACTTCAATGACTAAAGGAGCTAGTACATGTAGATGTATAGCAGATCCTAATAAACAAATTATTGATGCTAATCAAGGGTTTGCCACTCGTTATCTTGAGGGGAATAATGTAGTAGCAGATGCCACAACATTGAAAGAATGGGCAAAAGAACCTCACAGTTTTATAGCCTATACCAATACAACTAATCCTGATGACAGAATTGTAAAAATAAAGCTAAAAAAAGCAATTGCAATGGATATACTCTACCTTAATGGAGGGAGCAATAGAACTTTCAGAGAAGGAACTAAAAATACGCCAAGTATTGTATGGACAACAGATAGAAATTTAATCAGTAAAATGGAAATATATCCTAATCCTAATAATATTGACGAAAATAGCGAACTTTGGATTACTTTAAAACCAAATGCAATGGGTAACGCAGTGGTTGCTTTTCATAGGGGAAATTCCGGACAATGGCTTAACTCTAAGATGCAGGATCCTGTGGTTTGGAGCTGGCATATCTGGGCCCCTAGATCTACTGTTAATGACTTACCAAAATATGTGACGGAAGAAAATTCAAATGTGGCGGCGGATAACGGAATGATAATACCAAATACAAGCGGACACATTGTAAATCCTACAAAAAGCGGAGTTGCACCTATGGAAACTATTTTTATGGATAGAGATTTAGGAGCTTTAGAAAATCTTCCAGTAGATATTAATACACCTGATAGAACAGAATCTAATATCAAAACTCACTTTGCAAGTGGATTGCATTACCAGTGGGGTAGAAAAGATCCTTTGCCAACTTTCTATTTTAACGGTGGTACACTCTACAGATGTTCTACCTGTACCGCTGCTCCAAACGTTATTTACAACGACCCATCTTATCAAGTGTTTAGACAGATAGCAGCCACGAATATTGATGGTACTATAAATTTAACAAGTTATTCAGCAGGAATCTCAGATGCTAACTTTAGAGATAAAACAGCAAGTGGTTATTCCAGAGAGTATAACACCTATAAGCAGGAAGCTGGGGTTTCCCCAACTGATACTCCAAGTGAGAAAACAAGAAAGATTCTAAAGTATTCTATAGAAAATCCTTTTTACTTTCTATTTCATAATACATCTTTAGATAATAATCCTTCACTTACAACACCTACCGAGGTTGGTTTTGAAGAAATTGTATATAATTCTGCAGATGCTAGATTTGCAAAACAGAATAGAAATGTGGCTAATGCCCAAGTAAAAGATTGGATTTCTGATGAAAAAGAAATGATGCCAGAAAGATGGGGACATAATACAGAAAAATCACCATTTGACCCTTGTCCTAATGGCTATAGAATCCCTGATACTACTATGGCTGGTTTATTTGGATTCAACCAAGGCTCATCACCCTGGTTTTATAATAAAGGACTTGCTAATGTTAATGGGCCTAATAATACTCCTCCAAACCTAACAACATACGGAATTGGACAAGGTGTTATAGCACAATTAAAAGGAGCTAGTAATAACTCAGTTGGTGAGATTAAATATCCTGGCTATATGCTTGCTAACTCCGCCAGTGTTGCCTATTATGGTTACGATCCATCTGTGACATACTCAAGGTTTAATAGTTATTGGGGATGGGTATTTAACTTCAATGGGTCTAAGTATAACATTGGAAATATTCCTACAAGTGGAATTAGAGGACTTTTTGGCGGAAGTGGATGGATACCAAAATCAATTGGGACATCTACAAATACAACGCCAACATTTGCTACTTCTACTGGGCTATGGACAGCATCATTAGGAGACCTAAATTCAGGTTGGGCCATTGCACTTAGAATTCAATCACCATCTGCTGGTTATATAGGAAGTGTAGCTTCTGGCACCGGAGTTTATCCTCAAGCTGCTATGTCTTGTCGTTGTGCAAAAGATGGGCCTAGATATCTGGGTGTCCCCGTAACAAACAATACAGGAAAACAGGCGGCTAATGCTTTTGCTAAAAAAGAAGTTGAGCAAAAAGTACAATCTGATAAACTTGTAGTGTATCCAAATCCTGTAAGCACGATATTATATATTGATGCAAAAGATACTAAAGACTATTATTATCAAATTTATAATATGTCCGGACAGCTAGTAAAAACCGGAAAATTTGAAAATAAGCAGACTGATGTTTCTTCTTTACTTTCAGGAGCATATTTAATAAGAATTAATGATTCTGATTCTGTTGTTAAAATAATCAAAAAATAA